One Stratiformator vulcanicus genomic window, GAGAATTTACAGGTTTGTTCGAACGATGCGGGGGTTATTCTCTCCCGCGATCCGGGCACCGTGCGCGGCCCCGATGTTTTCGTATTTGAGTCTGAACAATCGCTTGCCGAACTGATGAATCGCACCGGCTGGCTCGAGACGCCTCCACTGCTAGTGGTCGAGGTGCTTTCCCCATCGAACACGCACGGTGAAATCTCTCGGAAAGTCTCTCAATATTTGGCATCCGGCGTACGCTTGGTCTGGGTAATCGATCCGCAAGGCCGCGAATTGACGTCGCACCGAGCGGGGACCGCCCCGGATGTATTCGGCGCTGAGTCGGAAGCCCGCTTCCCGGAACTGCCTGACCTGTGCGTCCGCGTTGCCGAGTTCTTTGGCGGTTTGCCCGAATAAGGCGACAATTGCAGCGTGACCCC contains:
- a CDS encoding Uma2 family endonuclease yields the protein MSTTVTLVTVEEFAKFADRPENVDRFFELDEGEIVELSRPQLVHGLVCAVLVQILRNYAARRENLQVCSNDAGVILSRDPGTVRGPDVFVFESEQSLAELMNRTGWLETPPLLVVEVLSPSNTHGEISRKVSQYLASGVRLVWVIDPQGRELTSHRAGTAPDVFGAESEARFPELPDLCVRVAEFFGGLPE